TCTTGCAAGTGAGTTGTCaccaaaagtaaaataaattaatgcaaAATATATGGTTGAATTTGATAATTTATTGATTATCAATTTCTTACAAGCAaatgaatatgtaatgattatGACTCAAGATGGTTGACCATATCTTAGTGGATGAGATGATGTAAACTATGGTTGACCATATCTTTGTGGAAGAGATATATGTAAACTTCTAAATAACTAGTACTGGAATAAATAATGAGTCTCTAGAATAGGCCCCaaatttatcaataaaaaatcaGTCATGCTGTATAATGTGTGTGAAAATTGAACTGAGAATGGCTGCATAGAAAGTTGGGAATGTATATCTATATCTCAGGAATTGATTTCTCCAGAACTGGTGTTGTGCAATGGTGAAGTTATTTATAGAAACAAAATTGTGTTGTATATTTCAAATAGTTTAAGAGTACTTATTGGTTGCGTGGATGTATAGAATCTTTTCAATGGATAGagaaaacaaatagataaaaaaataaatcttaacAAACAGATAAGATTTTGAAAGTAAACAAAAACTGATAAGATTGAAACTATGTTAGTGCAACTACAACTACACGCACCTGCAAAATGATTTTGATTCACCGTCAATGATTACAACTACACGCTAGCTGAGGCACATAAATTAACTAGGCATCTAAATTTACAGCTATATATTGATCATGGAATCGATCTCAGTTAGAAAAGTACAAATATTCATTCAATTGAAGAGGTTTTGATTATTACACGGGTTGAATCAAAAGCTTCTACAGTCAAATCATAGTATCATACAACAATACAAgtaagcaaaataaaaaataaaaaccaaagtTACTCGGTGAACTGAATCCACATTTTCCTTGACAATTGCAGGAGGAGAATGAAGTATTTTGAATTCAAGCACCATAGATGGAATGAAGAACAAACTACGCCATCTTTGAGCTGTAACATGGAGAAAGCGAACTTCTGTCCACATTGACACAGGAAACAATCGAGTCAGGTCAGGTATCACATACAGTTGTTAAGTTAACTAATCAAGTTCAATGAAGCATTGCCGTAGAATTGAAAGTTAATGCGAGAATGCTTTATAGGGTAGCACAtcaaaggaaaaataaattaaaaagtagaaccaattttattcttgaaaagTTTCATGAGTTATTTGGATACACTTGAAATAAAATAGACAATTACAAAAGTGgtttttttggttgaaaatCTTCGTCATTACCACCTGAGATTTGGACAGACTGGCTAGATAGATGCAGTTCTCCGGTCTGTCCAACCAAATTTTCGTTGTTGGATTTGGGTTGCAGTTTGATTCAACTACCAAGATTTGGCCGGACAGGGTAGACGGATGTAGAGGATCCAGTTTGATGCTTGATGTAACATGGAAAAAGATGGAGATAGAAAGGAGTAGGTATATAAAAAGATATACAACAGAACGAATAGTGAAAAGCCAGGAATTGTAAAGATAAATTAATAAGAGAAGCATTGCATGATCAGATGAAAGGTACCTTTGTGTTTTGAAGTTTCCTACACACCAGACCACTCTCAGTTTGTTTCTGACTCCTCAGAAGATGAGTGAATAGTGTGATTATCAAAATCAAGTAAGTTTGGACCAATCCAGTGGCGAATGAATACAAAAGGTACATGCTTGATAATCCAATAGTGTTTTCCTTTGTCAGGATCAATGCTCTCAGAAAATTCTGCTGGCATATCAGTGAAGATGATATCTTTGAGGTTGTCCAAGTGCTTGATGCCAGAGGGTACTTCCTTCACCTGGGGGATTTTGTccattaaaatattttcaagaGAGAGCAAAGCTCCCTTGTCTATAATGATAGAATTTACTCTATTCAAGCGACTGAGATTCAGTTTCTTCAACTTTAGAAACCCTCCATTTTGAAAATGCAAAATTTCACCATCGTAGGCATTGTCCCACATACTGAGCTTCAGCAGATTTGGCAAGTTTTTCAGTGACATTAGCGGATCCTCTTTCAACATAGATAAAGCCAACTTTATCTCAACAAGATACTCAAGTTTTGGAATCCAATTAGGCAATGCATCTAGTTTAGCTTTCAAATGAAGCCGATGAAGTTGGGGTGGAGATGAGACAAAGTTCAAGTTTATTGTTTCATCCGCAGTTATTGTAGTGATGTTAAGATTTTCAAGGTGTTTCATTTCTACTATTACAGCACATAAGGCATTTCCATGTTCTCTTCTTACATGCCTTAAACCTAACCGCCTTAACTGCCTTAACATTTTCATCTCTTGAATGAGATCTACCCCCCCATGATCTACATCCACATAATAAAGATTTTGTAGGGAAGTCATGTTTTTAATACCTTTTTCCATCCGTACACCAGTTGTAAAGCCTAAAAGAGAATAGTTTGCTTCATAGTTACGATGGAGAGCAAGAAGGTGTCGTAGCTTTGCCAGTTTGTTTATTTCGCATGGTAGTTCATGCACAAGTGTTTCTCTTAAATCTAATGTCTCTAAGTTTTGTAGCTCACCAACTGATTTAGGAAGGGCCTGTACATTTGTATAACTTAAGTTTATGTACCTTAAGTGGAAAAGACTCCCCAAATTTTTAGGAATATGACTCAATAATGTACCATGAATGTCAAGTACCTTCAAAATCCTAGATTGTGAACACAGTTTACCCATCAAATGCTCCAATGATCCATCATTTTCAAAAACATGAATAGCACGAAAATGTGAATTCTTAGCGCTCTTCAACACATTGTTGGGATTAGTGGCAATAGATAAGCGTCTAGTGTTTCCAACTGTGATGGATTCACTATCTTCTTGCACACAATGACAGAAACTTAATTCCTTCATTTTCCTAATGATCACTTCCCGAAATAAATCATGGACTCGACATGTTTTAACTTTCCCTTCAAAGCCAACGGTTGAGACCTGAACCAAACTTCTGTGAATCAATTCAGACAAGTACTCGTCTGCAACTTGCTCTGGAGTTTGTCTCTCATCAGATTTAACAAACCCTTCGGCTATCCATTGTCGAGTTAATCTCTTATGATTAATAGAATAGTCCTCTGGAtatataccaaaataaaaaatgcatggTTTCAAGTAGTAAGGAAGGCCATCATAACTAAGTGACAAAATCTTTGTTAGACTCGTTAAATGGGCATTACGTCCCAACTCCAGGCTCAGGTTTTGACTAACCTTTTTCCATTCAATCATTGTTTTAGACTTTGTTGAAAGTAGACCACCAATTGCTACAATTGCAAGCGGTAGCTGCTTGCATTTTTTAACAATTTCTTTTGATACAACTTCAAGCTCCGGCGGACATTTCTCACCAATTTCAAATCTAAATACCTTTGTGCAGAAGAGTTCCCATGCTTTGTTTGGAGGCAAAAGTTGCAGGTTGTGAACATGAACTAGAAAGGATTTCTTGAAAAAATCTGCCACATGCATCATTCTAGTAGTGATGATGATCCTGCTACCTTTATTGTTATTAGGCATGGAAAATTCAACCTGGTCAGAAAAATCTTCTTGCCATACATCATCAAAGAATATCAAATACCTTTTATTTTGCAGGTATTGCCTCACTTCAATAATCAGTGACTTGTCATCCATTTTGTGTAACATTTGTGGAAGAGGGTCTTGAGTTTCCCGACAAAATTGCTCCATCATGTTTATCAGTAACCCTCTCACAGTGTATGACTGAGAAACTGCGATGCAAGCGCGACAATCAAACTGTGCTGTTACCTTTTGGCTGTCAAAAGCTAGCTTGGCGAGGGTAGTTTTTCCTATACCTCCCATTCCTACCACTGAAATCACGGTGCGGTCAGCTGAACCCTCCAGTAACCAACCAATCAATTCCTCTCTCGGACCTTCGAATCCTACAATTTCTGTTTCTTCAATGAAAAGGGAAGACAGGCGAGGATCACGCCACCTTCCATTTTCTGTTTCGCCAGTGCTGTTTCTGCTGCTTGAGGAACCTTTTTCATGTGAAGTTTGAAAATTATACCTATCGCTTCTTTCCTTGATTTCACGAATTGACAACTTAATGTCCTGAATCTCTGATGCAATTTTATGACGGGGAATCAAAGTTTTGTTTAGGCTTGCAATCTTGCAGAATAAAGATCTGCATCCAGGAGGATTGGTCCTATGGATCTGCCGAAGGTATTCATCAATGACATCTTCAATGCGAAATGATGCTTCTCTCAAATGCTTAACCCAACTTCTTATTCCGTCATTGGTGTCTGCTTCATCTGCTGCCCTTCTATCTGCATCTTTGAGGAAGACTTGAATGCTTTCTAGTTCATCTTTGATGTCTGAAAAATCTTTGTGTACACCTTGCAGAAGATTTGTTTCTTTCTTAAGAAGTTGGAACACTTCCCCCACGGCCGATAATACTGCACTTTCTGCCATTTCACTCACATTTTCTGCTAGCTGCTTCCTTTCTGTTATGCTGTTGGGATCATTCTGGCAAGTATTGTGttttttcactttgtttttctttcaatgGCGGTTTTCCTCGGTATATCTTAACTTTGAATGGTGTCAAAATCGAGGTCCAAAAGTTAAAGAATAGAGAATGTCATTATGTGTTAGAAGACTTAGAATTTTTGAGTATTTATTcattatcattttctttttgcaGATGGAAAGCAACTGAATATATCtccaaattcattcattatCATTACAAGTTGATTTAAGGTAGATGTGTTTTGACTATATATAGATTTTCTGGAACTGGTCCCCCCCCATTTTGTCTCCAACTTTAGCATAAATAATCAAAAGATgtatatatttgtaaaaaaggGCCCTTGTGCTCTCTTTATCTCACAAGCATTTACATTTGGTGAATGTGGTCATATTACTGTTTATTGAGTGATCCATGTGCATATAACTTTCCTAGTATAATAAGTAAAAGGTGTTTTTCTTTATTACTATTTAGCATGGAATGTGATTATTCTTTTCTATTTAATGTGTATTATTGCAAGAGAGTGATCACAGTCATTATGAAACAATTTTCATCAGCATGTAAATATTGTACCATAGGACAAGcggaaagaaaaattatgaaatcTTTTTGATTTTCAAAAGAAGAGTGGGATCCAGCACTTGGAAAGAACGGTTGTAATGAAAACGGTTTTGATTGGGAGAAAAGAGAGAATCTGAAACAATATATCATCTACTAAACGTTGTAGGCTCATGATGATTTTCAGTTTTGTGTGCCGTCTCCCTAATTAGCATCATAGAATGTTGTAAGTTTAGTATTCTCTGACTTTGTGAGCAAAAGTCTATGTAAGGAAATGCAACATCAAGTTTAGAATTTGGGTTAGGCCTATATCCCTACAAAATCGATAGGCACTAATACCATCTTAAATTTGAATTAGACCTTCTCTTTATCCTATGTGGGACCGAGTTTttatattgggtctaactcatccttacaaaactgaTTTATCTTTATCCTATGCAAGACTTGAGTTGTTCCCAATAGATTAGATAATGCAAAGGAAGGAACTATTCAGACTTCGAAATAAGATTCTATCGCATGTTGTTGAGTCTAGTGTAgcagaagaagagaaagaagtGTCCAATGGTGTTAAAATTGGTTTAGAATCCCCCTTGGAAGTGATGCTAAATTAAGAATAGTGAGGTGGAAATTGGACTGATTTCAACACCTAATAAGTGAGTTGATGTACCATGATCCTTTATAGAGAATGTTACAGCAAGTGATTTCTTAAACTGTTGCAGAAATTTGGAGTCATTCCACATGAGCAgcatgtcatctacatatatcGGAAAATATGCATTGATGGGACTGATTTGTATATAAGAGTGATGTGTCTTTCTttgaatttataaataaattgtgggTGATGTAGTTATGGAGTGCTGAAACCAGGCTCAGGGGGCTAGTTTGAACCATATAAGGCCCTTTTCAGCTTTCAAAAGTAATGAGGAAATGATGGATGGATGAAACCTGTTGGCTGAGACGCACACATGTCCTCCTGATTAACTTCATCAAATAGGCGTCTAAATTTACATCTAGATAAGGATACTAGCATCAATCTTGGTTAGCAAAATTAACAAGGCCCTTCTCAGGTTTCAAAAATAATGAGGAAATGATGGATGGATGAAACCGGTTGGCTGAGACACATACATGTCCTCTTGATTAACTACCAATCAACTAGGCGTCTAAATTTACAGCTCGATAATGATAGTAGCATCAGTCTTGGTTACCAAAATAAGCAAATTCATTCAAATGAAGtagttttgattattattacaAGGGATGAAGAAAAGCTGGCAAAAGTAAGAATAAAATGTGAAAATGACATCTGAATGGAATCCAAATATAGGTCTTGATTACAAGATTTTGAATGAAAGCTTCCACAACCAAATTATAAAACATCacaaatgacaaaaataaaaaagaaacgaCAAAGTCACTCAGAGAATAGAATCCAAATTTTCCTTGATTATGTAGGATCAgaagaaaatattttactttGACTTGAAGCACCATAGGTGGAATGAAGAACAAATTCGGCATCTTTGAGCTATACCATGGAGAACCCGAATTTCTGTCCACATTGACATACAAAACAATCAAGTCAGTTACTAATACAATTGTCAACTTAGTAAACATGTTATATGAAGCGTCCAAATAAAACTGAATGCTTTATATGATAGCATAGAACATCAAAGTTTAAAATCAACTCAAATGTAAGTTATAACCAACTTCGTTATTGAAAAGTTTCGCAAGATATTGGAATTTGTTATGCAAAACattaatgcaattttttttaaaactttcgATATATTTGAAATCATTAAACTGCCCCATTAGTTCACCTCCTCCcttcaaaaaatcaaaacaccTCTTCCATCGCTAAACACATTAAGTTTTCTGTTGCAACCAGTTTTCATCGCCCGGTGACCATGAAATTAGAAAGAGATATACAAGAAAAAGGTGTATAAAAAAGAAAGACATATAAATGAAACAATAGTGAAAAATTTAGGAATTGTAAAGATAAGAGGAAATGTACCTTCTTCTTTTGAAGCTAGCTAGATTCCATAGCATTCTCAAGCTCAGGACTCTTTGAAGGATGAATTAATAGTGCGAATCTCATAATCATAGAATTTTGGCCCAAACCATTGACGAATGTATACAATAGGAACATGCTTGATAATCCAGTGGTTGTGTCCTTCGTCTGGATCAATGCTCTTAACAAATTCATCTGGCATATCAACTAGGTCAATGACTTTGAGTTTATCCAACTGTTTGATGCCTGAGGGTACCTCCTTCAGTTGGGGGATCTTTTCCATTTTAAGATGTTCAAGAGAGAGCAAAGCTCCTTTCTCTATAAGGATAGAATTTACTCCACTCAAGTGACTGAGAATCAGTTCTTTCAATTTTTGAAATCCTCCATTTTCAAAATGCAAAATTTCACCATCATAGGCATTCTCCCACAAAGAGAGCTTCAACAGATTTGGCAAGTTTTTCAGTGACTGCATTGGATCATCTTTCAGCTTGGATAATCCTAGCCTTATTTTAACAAGACACTCAAGTTTTGGTATCCAATCAGGAAACTTCTCTAGTCTAGCTTTCAAATGAAGCCGCCGAAGTTTGGGTGGGGATGACACAAAGTTCAAGTCAATAATTTCATCTTCTGCTATTGCAGTGATATTAAGTGATTCAAGGTGTTGCATCTCTATTATTGCAGCACTTAAGGCATTCCCATGCTCTCTTTTTACATGCCTTAAGCCTAACTTTCTTAACTGCTTTAACATTTTCATCTCTTCAATAAGTTCTACTCCCCCATGATCTAACTCCACATaacaaatattttgcagggAAGTCAAGTTTTTAATACCTTTTTCCATCAGCACACCAGTTGTAAAGCCCAAAACAGAATATTTTTCTTCATAGTTACGATGGAAAGCAAGAAGATGCCGCAACTTTGTCAGCTTGTTTATTTCACTTGGTATCTCATGCACAAGTGTTTCTCTTAAATCCAATGTCTCTAAGTTATGTAGCTCACCGACAGATTTAGGAAGAGCATGCACTTTTGTATTCCTTAGGTTTATGTACCTCAGGTGAAAATGATTCCCTAAATTTTTAGGGATATGATTCAACGACGTACCTTGAATGTCAAGTACCTTCAAAATCCTAGACCTTGAACATAATTTAGGTATGAAATCCTCCAATGATCCACCTTTTTCAAAAACATGAATAGCACGAAAATGTGAATTGTGTGTGCTTTTCAACAAATTGTTGGGACTAGTGATTACAGATAGGCGTCTAGTTTTTCCAACTGTAATTGAATCACTAACATCATTCACACAATGACAGAAACTTAAATCCTTCATTTTTCTTATGATCACTTCCCGCAGTATATCATGGACTTGACATGTTTGAACTCTTCCTTCAAAACCAACTTTTGAGACCTGAACCAGACTTCTATGAATCAATTCAGACAAGTACTCCTCTGCAACTTGCTCTGGAGTTCTTCTCTCTTCTGATTTAATAAACCCTTCAGCTATCCATTGTCGAATTAATCTGTTATGATTAATAGCATAGTCCTCTGGATATAAACCAAAATACAAAATGCATGGTTTCAAGTAGTAAGGCAGGCCATCATAACTAAGGGACAAAATCTTTGCTAGACTTGTTAAATGGGAATTACGTCCCAACTCCAGGCTCAGATTTTGACTCACCATTTGCCATTCAATCAAGGTTTTAGATTTTGTTGAAAGTAGACCCCCAATGGCTACAATAGCCAGAGGTAGTTGCTTGCATTTTTGAACAATTTCTCTTGATACAGCCTCAAGCTCTGGTGGACAATTCCCACCAAGTTCAAATCTAAATACTTTGTTGCAGAAGAGTTCCCATGCTTTATTTAGAGGCAAAAGTTGCAAGTTGTGAACATGAACTAGAAAGGATTTCTTGAAAAAATCTGCAACTTGCATAATTCTAGTGGTGATTATGATCCTACTACCTTTATTGTTATTCGGCATGGCCAATTCAACCTGGTCAGAAAAATCTTCTTGCCATACATCATCAAAGAATATCAAATACCTCTTATGTTGTAGGTATTTCCTTACCTCTATAACCAGTGACTGGTCATCCATTTTGCTTAACCTCTTTGGAAGAGGGTCTTCGGTTTCCTTACAAAATTGCTCCATTGTTTTTATCAGTACCTCTCTCACAGTGTATGATTGAGAAACTGTGATGCAAGCATGAcaatcaaattttgttgttacCTGTTGGCTGTCAAAAACTAATTTGGCAAGAGTGGTTTTTCCGAGCCCCCCCATTCCTACTACAGAAATTACTGCGCGATCAGCTGAACCATCCAATAACCAACCAATCAATTCGTTTCTCGGGCCTTCAAATCCTACAATTTCTGTTTCTTCAATGAAAAGAGAAGACAGTCGAGGATCACGCCATCCATTTTCTGTTTCTCTAGTGCTGCTGCTGCTTGATGATCCTGGTTCATGTGAAACTTGAAAGTTATACCTCTCACTTCTTTCCTTGATCCTACGAATTGAGATCTTAATGTCCTGTATCTCAGATGCTATCCGATGGCGAGGAATCAAAGTTTTGAATAAGCTTGTAATTTTGCAGACTAAAGCTCGACGTTCAGGTGGATTGACTCTGTGCATTAGCCAAAGGTATTCATCAACGACATCTTCAATACGAAATGATTCTTCTCTTAGCTGCTTCACCCATGTTCTGATTGCTTCGTTGGTGTCTGCCTCATCCGCAGCCCTTCTATCAGCATCTTTGAGGAAGATTTTAATGCTTACTAGT
This portion of the Trifolium pratense cultivar HEN17-A07 linkage group LG3, ARS_RC_1.1, whole genome shotgun sequence genome encodes:
- the LOC123915389 gene encoding uncharacterized protein LOC123915389, which translates into the protein MAETAVSLALEEVFQLLKEETNLLRGLHKNFSDIKDELVSIKIFLKDADRRAADEADTNEAIRTWVKQLREESFRIEDVVDEYLWLMHRVNPPERRALVCKITSLFKTLIPRHRIASEIQDIKISIRRIKERSERYNFQVSHEPGSSSSSSTRETENGWRDPRLSSLFIEETEIVGFEGPRNELIGWLLDGSADRAVISVVGMGGLGKTTLAKLVFDSQQVTTKFDCHACITVSQSYTVREVLIKTMEQFCKETEDPLPKRLSKMDDQSLVIEVRKYLQHKRYLIFFDDVWQEDFSDQVELAMPNNNKGSRIIITTRIMQVADFFKKSFLVHVHNLQLLPLNKAWELFCNKVFRFELGGNCPPELEAVSREIVQKCKQLPLAIVAIGGLLSTKSKTLIEWQMVSQNLSLELGRNSHLTSLAKILSLSYDGLPYYLKPCILYFGLYPEDYAINHNRLIRQWIAEGFIKSEERRTPEQVAEEYLSELIHRSLVQVSKVGFEGRVQTCQVHDILREVIIRKMKDLSFCHCVNDVSDSITVGKTRRLSVITSPNNLLKSTHNSHFRAIHVFEKGGSLEDFIPKLCSRSRILKVLDIQGTSLNHIPKNLGNHFHLRYINLRNTKVHALPKSVGELHNLETLDLRETLVHEIPSEINKLTKLRHLLAFHRNYEEKYSVLGFTTGVLMEKGIKNLTSLQNICYVELDHGGVELIEEMKMLKQLRKLGLRHVKREHGNALSAAIIEMQHLESLNITAIAEDEIIDLNFVSSPPKLRRLHLKARLEKFPDWIPKLECLVKIRLGLSKLKDDPMQSLKNLPNLLKLSLWENAYDGEILHFENGGFQKLKELILSHLSGVNSILIEKGALLSLEHLKMEKIPQLKEVPSGIKQLDKLKVIDLVDMPDEFVKSIDPDEGHNHWIIKHVPIVYIRQWFGPKFYDYEIRTINSSFKENSGSPWYSSKMPNLFFIPPMKNKVKKHNTCQNDPNSITERKQLAENVSEMAESAVLSAVGEVFQLLKKETNLLQGVHKDFSDIKDELESIQVFLKDADRRAADEADTNDGIRSWVKHLREASFRIEDVIDEYLRQIHRTNPPGCRSLFCKIASLNKTLIPRHKIASEIQDIKLSIREIKERSDRYNFQTSHEKGSSSSRNSTGETENGRWRDPRLSSLFIEETEIVGFEGPREELIGWLLEGSADRTVISVVGMGGIGKTTLAKLAFDSQKVTAQFDCRACIAVSQSYTVRGLLINMMEQFCRETQDPLPQMLHKMDDKSLIIEVRQYLQNKRYLIFFDDVWQEDFSDQVEFSMPNNNKGSRIIITTRMMHVADFFKKSFLVHVHNLQLLPPNKAWELFCTKVFRFEIGEKCPPELEVVSKEIVKKCKQLPLAIVAIGGLLSTKSKTMIEWKKVSQNLSLELGRNAHLTSLTKILSLSYDGLPYYLKPCIFYFGIYPEDYSINHKRLTRQWIAEGFVKSDERQTPEQVADEYLSELIHRSLVQVSTVGFEGKVKTCRVHDLFREVIIRKMKELSFCHCVQEDSESITVGNTRRLSIATNPNNVLKSAKNSHFRAIHVFENDGSLEHLMGKLCSQSRILKVLDIHGTLLSHIPKNLGSLFHLRYINLSYTNVQALPKSVGELQNLETLDLRETLVHELPCEINKLAKLRHLLALHRNYEANYSLLGFTTGVRMEKGIKNMTSLQNLYYVDVDHGGVDLIQEMKMLRQLRRLGLRHVRREHGNALCAVIVEMKHLENLNITTITADETINLNFVSSPPQLHRLHLKAKLDALPNWIPKLEYLVEIKLALSMLKEDPLMSLKNLPNLLKLSMWDNAYDGEILHFQNGGFLKLKKLNLSRLNRVNSIIIDKGALLSLENILMDKIPQVKEVPSGIKHLDNLKDIIFTDMPAEFSESIDPDKGKHYWIIKHVPFVFIRHWIGPNLLDFDNHTIHSSSEESETN